Within Amycolatopsis sp. FDAARGOS 1241, the genomic segment CTTCCGCGACGAACTGGCCCCGCTGCTCGACGAGGCCTACCCGCCCCGCCCCGACGGCACGACGTGGTTCGAGTTCCGGCGGATCTTCTTCGTCGCCCGGATCCCGGAAGCCTGATCGCTTTCGCCGGGCGCCCCGGTCCGGCCGGAAGGCGCCCGGCTGAACGGGCCGCGCCCTGTCGCCAGTTCGGCGTAGCTGCCATGGCCTCGCGGGCATCCGGGCCGGTCCCGAGACGCTCGCCGCCGGCTTGTGGGCGACCGCTCGCCGGCCGGTGGTCTGGCCGCGGATCGGGTGCCCGGGCGCGGCGGGCCGAGCGTGCTCACCGCTTTCGGGCACGCTCACGACCCCCGCGCCGGCGCGGGCGCGTCAGCCGCGGCCCCGCCCGAACTTCTCGCCGACCTTGGCCCGCGCCACCCCGGCCGCCCCCTGGACCATCGGGTGATCGATCACCTTGCGGTAGGTGCGCACGATCTGCTCGTAGCGTCCCCGGCCGGCCTTGGTCCCCAGCACGTATCCCAGACCCACGCCCAGCAGGAACTTCTTCATCAGCGCCACGCCTCTCGTTTCGTCGGACCCCCGACTCTCCATTGTCCAGCAATCCGGCGCCCCGGGGGCGTGATCCCGGCACAGGGGCCCCCTGTTCGGGTGGCCGCAGGCGTGCGCTAAAGTTCTTTCCATCGGCCGGAGCGATCCGGCCACCACAACGAAATACGATCCCCTGTAGCTCAACTGGCAGAGCATTCGGCTGTTAACCGGAGGGTTCTTGGTTCGAGTCCAAGCGGGGGAGCAAAGCCCAGGTCTGCGACCTGGGCTTCTTCGTGTTCCAGACCACTGGCTCGCCATGAACTCGACTTACGCGCGGTCGGCGACGTCGAACAGCTGTCCCAGGGCCAAGTCTCGCGCGAGGCCGTGGCGTCGGTGCTTGACGATTCCGGACTGCCGATGGGTGCAGGACTCACCCGTGAAGCTTGGCGAGCCGGCGCCGGACGGCGGGTCGCGGAGTTCGCAGAGGTGGCGGAAATAGACCCGGAACGGGTTTGCCGATGGGTCCAGGCCAGGGCAACGGAGTCGGCGGTGTGGTCACGCCACCTGCGCGAACCGGCGGCCGTCGCCACGGTCGTCGGCACGTTGGCCTCACTGCTTAGGTGAACGAGCGGGCTTCGCGCACAAAACTTCGGCCCGCCGACCCGAGTCGAAGCGGATCGCAGCTACTGGTAGCGCGTGGTGTTCGGGCAGGTGCTGTGCAGCCTGCGCTGGGCCGGGTCCTACCAGTCGAACGCTCCGCCTTCGACGAGGATGAGCAGGCCGATGCCGATGAGCACCGCCGGAAGCAGGAGGTGGCCCCCGCGGGCGAGGGCGGTGGCGATGGCGGGCCGGGTCGCGAAGTGGCGTCCGGCCGCGATCCACAGCCCGAGCAGGAGGAGGAACACGATCACGTAGCCGGCCATGCCGCCCGGGCCGGCGGTGGCGAACACCGGCACGTAGACGCCGATGTTGTCGCCGCCGTTGGCGAAGGTGACCGCGGCGACCTCGAGGGACTTCGGCCCGCGGTTGCGAGTGGTGTGTTCGTCGTCGGTGTCGTGCCGGTGCCGCCAGGCCTGGCCGGCCGCCCTGATGCCGAGCGCGAGCGGCAGCAACCCGAGGTAGGGGATCAGCCACTCAGGCAAGAAGGTGGCCCCGAAGGCTGCGGCCACGGCGACCGCGAGGATGGCGATGAAGCCCAGGTACTGGCCGAGGGCGACGCGTCGAGTCGCGCCGCGGTGCCCGGCGCCCTGGGCGAAGAACAGCGCCAAGACGAGGACGTCGTCGATGTTGGTCACGGCGAACAAGCCGACGGCCTGGCCGATGACGCTGAGGTTCATGGTCGCCTCGTTCGCTGCGTGGTCTCCGGCGGCGAGGCGATCGCGCGTCGTCGGCGGTCCTCGTCCCGCTGATGGCATCCTGCGGTGATGCGAACGAGGAGGTCCCGCCGGGGGCCGGACTGGACTGGGCTCGCCCGCGCGGGGCAGACCGCGTGGCTGTGCGGCAACCTGTACGAGGCCGTGGTCGATGTGCCCGGCCTCCAGGCAGTCGCGCGGCGCGGTTCCGGTGTGCTGGGGCACGGCAGTCCGGTGCGCTACTACCTGCCGGTGATTCCGTTGTCCCCGGGCGCGACGGCCGGTGCGCTGGTGTCCGGCTGGCGCTCCGGCGGCGACCGGCGGATGGTCGGCGTCACCGCGACGACTCTGGCGAGTGCGATCGGCTGCACCGCTTACCTCGTGCGGACGGTGAACGTCCGGCTGCTGCGGGACGAGCCGCCCCCGACGGACGAGCAGCGCCGGCAACTGGTCAGGACGCGGCACCGGTGGAACGCAGCCCGGCTGGCGGCGCTGGCGTGCGGCATGGCTGCCTTCGGACGCGCTTGTCCGCCCCGGTCGCGCTGACCGAAAACCGGCGCGGGGTGTTCCTGAGCCGGCCCTGGGATGCCCGCGTCCACCGAGGCGCCCGCGTCTTGGGCCGGGGAGTTACCGGGCGCACACTGGCTCGGGTGCGGTGACCACCGACGTTCTCGAAGCTGCGGGAGAACGTCGGTGGTCGCCGCATACTGGTCGGGTGAGCGCTGAACCAATCCCGTTGTTCCCGGTGCACCGGGTGGACCCGCCGGGGTTCGCCGCGGCGCAGCACCGCATATTCGCTGGGATGAACCTGCGGATCGGCACGTCGGAGACGGTGCACGGGGTGATCTGGCGGGACTGGATCAATGGCCTGACGTTGCCCGCGCCGGCCTGCCGGCAGGGCTGGTCCGGCCTCGGGGCGGCGGGGGAGCTGCAGGCGACCGCGCACGAGGTCACCTGCCGTAAATGCCGGCGAATCGTCGGTGCCGACGTCGCCCGCCAGGAACAGGCTGCGCTGTTCGAACTGGGCTGAGCACCCGCGGTCCGAAACCGCCAGGCAGACAACGGTGGTGTGGTGACCAGCATCGGCAGGGGCTTGCCCGGCGCGTCAGTCGAACTGCGGCCCGAGGAACACGCCACCGGTGGCGTCGATCACCTGGCCGGTCACCCAGCGCGCGTCGCCCGAGACGAGGAAGGCCACGATGGCGGCGACCTCGGCGACGTCGGCGGGTTCCGCGGTTCGGCCGAGTGCCGAAGCCGCCGCGGTCGCGGCCCGGATCCGCTCGTCGGCGAACAGGTGCGCGGTGCGGTCGGTGGGGCCGGGGGCGACGGTGCTCACGGTGATGTCCCGCCGGCCGAGTTCCTGGGCCAGGCTTCGGCCGAACACGTCGAGCGCGCCTTTCGTCATGCTGTAGGCCAGTTTCAAGGGCAGGGCGATCCGGGTGTCCGCGGAGGAGATGTTGACGATGCGGCCGCCGTCCCGCAGCACGGGCAGGGCGTTCTGGACGATGAAGAAGGGCGCCTTCACGTTGACGGCGAACACCTTGTCGAACTCCTCCGGCGTCGTGGTGGAGATCGAACCGGCGCCGGTCGCGGCGTTGTTGACCACGATGTCGAGGCGAAACTCCCCGGTGCGTTCACGCAGTCGCGTTTCCAGTCCGGCGAACAACCTGGCCACGTCGCCGTCAGCGCCGAGTGCGGCGGGCACGGCGAAAGCCCGCCCCCCCGGTCTGTTCGATCGCCGCGACCGTCTCCTTCGCCGCGGTTTCGTCGAGGCCGTAGTGGACCACGACCAGCGCGCCGGCTCGGGCCAGCCGGGCCGCGATGGCCCTGCCGCTACCCTTGCTGCCGCCGGTGACCAGTGCGATCTTGCGGTCGAGGTGCGCCACATCGGGTCTCCCGTTCCTTCGGTGGTGAGATCTTGTGCCACCAACCTCCAGGGACCCGCTGACCGTTCACGCACCGGACGCTGACCGCCCGAGCACGAACCCCGGATCCGTTCCGCACGCCTTCGAACCTCCTGCGCCCGGCACTTGTCGACCGCTGGACCGGTTGCCGCCGAGCTCGAAGAACCTTGGTGGCGACCGCCTACGCTCGAACCCGGCGACGACTGCACGGGCGCGGCGATCAGTTCCGGTCGCGGGCAGGTGTCGGGACCTTTGGATCATGAACCGGAGAGCAGGAGGGGGCCACGCGTGATCGGCTCGCGGTCCATCGAAATCGGCTCATGGACGGGCTGAGCCCGGCTCGTCAGGCTCGACCACTCGATCGGGAGCATCGAGCCGTCGCGACGGAAGAACCAGTCATGGTCGCTGTGCGCTATTTTTCCACCACGGCGCGAGGGCAGCATCCGGCATTGCGCGGAGCGGAACCGGGAGCCGCCGGCCCAGTGGTGGTGCACCGTTTCGTGGCTACTGGCGTCCGCGCAGCTCGGCCACGTCGTCGTAACCGAGCACGGCCACGGCCGCGGGGTTGGCGTAGGCGATCGCACCATCGTGGTCGATCACCCAGACCGGCTGCGGAACCCTTTCCAGGATCAGTTCGAGCACCGAGCGGCTAGCTTAGTTCGGCATTTCGCGTTCTGCCATGGCTTTCTCCTGTTCTCGGCGGTCCGGGGTCGGCTCGTGCCCTCGGTGCGCAGCCGAACCATCGAGCTGTCACCACGGCCCGTCAGGGTCCGGTGGGGGGTAAACGCCACATCAGCCGGGTCAGTGGGCATAGCTGCGCCGTATGCGGGTACGCGACGGCATGGAAACCAGACAAGCCGGGCACCGCACCAGCGCGACGCACGATGTGCTCAGCGAGCGTCACCGAGGGACTTTTCCTCACGTGTTGCATCTGCGCCGGCCGGCCCGCCTCGGGGAAGCCACTGCTCTGCGGCATGCCTTGGGGGACTGGGCACTCGCCCGGCGCTTACCCGCGGATCTGATCGCCGATCTTCAGCTGGCCGGCTACGAAGCGATGACCAACGTCGTGGAGCACGCCTATGCCGCCGGCTCCGCAGGCCATCTCGATCTGCATGCTCAACACGGCATCCGCGCCGTGCGCGTCACCGTCACCGACCGTGGCCGGTGGCGCCTTCAACCTGACCCGGCCCCCGGCCGTGGTCTCCCGCTGATCCACCTGCTCGCCGATCACAGCGATGTCACCCCCACCCCGAAGGGCACAGTCGTCGCCATGTCCTGGCAACTGCCGTACCAGCCCTCGTAGCGACTGATCCGCGACCGCGCGGCGGATCGGCGAACGGCCCGTCCGACTTGACCCGGATCGCTCCCGCGCCGGTCTCGACCCGCTCACCCGCGGCGATCTCCGTCAGCGGCCAGTTCCAGTTCCGCGCCGTGTCGTGGCTACGTTGGGTAGCGACGGTGATGAAAAGTGGCGCGCCCACTCGTCTCGGCGGACGTCGCGTGGCAGGCAAAGCTTGAACGCCGCGGCGGCGGAGGCGGACGATCACTGCATGATCGGGGACCGGTGGGGTGTGAGCGACAGCGAGATCGCGCGCTTCTACCTGTGCGACGCCTTCATCACCTCGCCCGCGCTGGAGGCATGGCGGGGCGTGAGTGTCCGGGCACCGCTCGCCCCGTGAGCTGGTGGATCTCCCTGAACCACACGTCGGTGACAAGTTCACGACCGCCTGCGGGCGCAGGCTGGGCCACATCGTTTCGGTCGACCCGGGGGAACAGCTGACCGGCACCATCCTGGGCGCCGTCATGTCCTACGTCCTCGTGCCCGAGGATCACAACGCGACGCGGCTGTTGTTCGAACTCGTCATGCGAACCAGCCGATGGGTGGCGCTCGGGGTGTGCGTCGGCGATCTGATCATGGCTCGACGGCAGTTGCTCAACCTGAAGCTGCTCGCCGAGCAGCACCGCGCCCAGCTGTGACGACGCGGGCCGAGCAACGGTGAGTGAACAAGGGCGGAGCTCGTTCCCGGTGGACGCGGCGTCCGGCAGGGTCAGGTCGCCGTCCCCACCCGGGCACACCCGGCCCGCTTCTGCCCGGCCCGCAGCACAGTGCGCTTGGTGCTCAAGGTGGTGGCGGGTGGAGCCGGCCGGCCTCGGCACGGCAAGCCGCAGCAGCCGGTTTTGGCCTGTCACCTCGAAAAACACGGCGTGCCACCGCGGTCGGAAAAAGCGTAAAATCGGCTACCGGTTCGAAACTTCAGGAGGGTGAAACGGCGAGGGCAGACGATGACTGGGCCGCCGAGTGTGGACGAGGTCCCGGTCGGCGCGCTGCTGTACGCGCTGCTGACCCGCATCTGTGACGACATCCCAGGGGGCCTCGGGGCCGCCGTCAGCGTGCATCACGGCGACGAGCCGCTTGCCGTCCTCGTGGCCGCCGGGATCGCCGGGCACCTCGCGCCTGCCCAGATCCAGCTGTTCGGGGGCCCGATCGTCACCGCCGCCGAGACCGGCGAAACCGTCGTCACCGCCGACGCGTTCACCGACCCGCGCTGGCCGAAACTCACGCGAGAAGCGGTCACCGAGCAGTTTCCTGAGCGGGCCGCCACGTGGCGCGCGCTGCGGGGCTTCGTCGCTCGCCCCTCGCCGTTCGATTGCGACAGCACTCTCGTGCTGTCCGCCTCGCTGGCGCACTCCTGCACCGACGAAGCGCTCCACGTGCTGGCCCGTTACGAGCGGCTCGTCTGCAACACAATTGTGGTGATCCAGACCGACATCGCGGCCGGCTCGGAGCAGATGATCGCTCTCCTGCGCTCGCACGCGGTGATCGAACAGGCCAAAGGCGCGATCGTGGCGGTCCGGGGGTGCAGCGCGGACGAGGCGTGGGAGACGCTGCGCCGGGCCAGCCAGGAGTTCAACGTCAAGGCCCGCGACTTGGCCGCGGCGCTGGTCGAGCACCTCGGCCACGCACAGGTGACCACGCCGGAAGGCCTGCCACAGATCGTGCCGCCGGAGCCGGCTCGCTACGCCGCCGCGCTGGTGTGGGCCGCGCTCGCCACACCCGAGTAACCGCACCCCGCCGGCTGGTGCCGGCCCATGGTGGCCACCGTGCCTTCCGAGGTCGAGCCGCCGTTGTGCGTCCGTTGTTGCGAGGAAGCAGGATCGGGCTGCAGACACGGCGAATTCGCCCGGCGTGCTGGGCGTGGTCAGCCTGTTTCGTCGGTGATGTGGTGTTCGGCGCCGACGGGTTTCGATTCGGGGGAGCCGCGCTGGCGGAGGTAGACGCTGAAGATCGCCATGCAGCCGATGGCGAGGAACTCCGACTGCCAGTTCTGCAGCGTCCTGTTCCAGAAGTCGGCGGACAGCAGGTATTCGCCCCAGCTGACGGGGTCGCCGAAGTCGCTGAGCTGCTGGGCGTTGTAGGCGCTGACGCCGGCGACGGACTGGGCCAACCACGAGAGCAGGAAGATCGCGCCCATGACGAGACCGAGCGACCGGGAGAACACGGCGGTGCGCCAGCCGCCCGCCTGCGCCCAGCGGGGAGACCCGTCGCGGAGGTGACCGTCGAGCAGTTGCTCCTGATCGCTTTCCAGACCGACTTTGCGCATCGGCTTGGATTCGGGGGACCCGCGCTGCACGAGCCAGACGGTGGCGAAGACGTAGAGGAAGAACTGCAGGTATTCCGACTGCCAGTTCTCGGCGACGTCGACCGCGAACGAGGACGAGGTGAGGTAGTCCAGCAGCCCCACGGGTGGGGTGCCGCGGGCCAGCTCTTGGTTGTTGAAGTCGACGAGGCCGGACCAGGCTTGGCCGGCCAGGCTGAGCAGGAACAGCGCGCCAAAGGCGAGTGAGAGGCCGTTGTTGCGCAGGTGGATCCGGATCGCGCTCATCGCCCCAACGCTCCGAGGGCGATGAAGTACGCGAGCCCGGCGGCGATGAGCACCAGGTAGGCGGCGAACACGAAACGGGCTTTCATCGCCCACCGACCGTGCAGTCGTAGACCTGCTCGTTGCGCGGGTGGCAGCCGGCGCCGGTGATGCGCCAGCCTTCGGGGAATTGGTGCAGGAAGAGGGTGTCGGCATCGGAACGGGCTTGGGCTTCGCCGCCCCACACGGACGCGGAGACGACGGGTGCGCGCGGCACGGTCGCGAGCATCGGTGGGCAACCGGCCGGGCCGAGACCGTCTCGTGCGCGTGGCGCGAGCAGAGCACAGGCCTCGACCGAGGCGCCCGTTGCGGCAGCGGTGACGAACGCCTGAGCAGCTGCCTGCGCGTCCGGGGAATCGGCGGCGCTGCACGCGCCGGTCGAAATCAGGAGCGCCCCTGCGATCACGCCGACGATGAGTTTCCGCACGGGTCGGTATACCCGCTCGTCGCGGCTTTACACCCGAGCTGGTCAGCCCAGCTGCGGCGTGTCACCGGGGAAGCTGATCGGAAGTTCGGAGAGCCCACGGGCACTGCGGCCGCCGGAAAGCCAGCCGTGAAAGAAGATGTGGCCGTCGGCGACGTCCGCGACGCCCGGTGTGTCCACCCGGCCGCCCAGGAGATCCGTGGAGAGGAACTGGCTGTCGGCCTTCACGAACGGACCGGACAACGTCGGCGCGGTGGCGTAGCACGTGTGGTAGCCGCTACTCGTGAAGGTGTCCGCGGAGTAGAAGAGCAAGTATCGGGACAGGGTCTTCACCACCGACGGCGCTTCCACGACACCCTTCTCAGCGGTGAGGTCGGCCCGGATTAGCTCACTGTGCGTGCCGGCGAGGGTGCGGCCGTCAGGGCTGAGTTTCTGCGACCAGATCGCGGCGGGCGGCCCGGTGGGTGTGCCGTCGCTCTTGTAGAGCAGGTAGCGGGTTCCGTCGGAGTCGAGAAACGTCTGCGGGTCGATGTCGCCGCCGTCGCCGGCCGCGCAGCCGATCGGCTGGTCGCCGCTCGGCTGGTAGGGGCCGTCGGGTTCGCTCGCGGTGGCGGTGCCGAGGCACATCTGGCCGCTCGCGCCGACGGTGGAGGCGAAGTACAGGACGAAGGTGCCATCCGGCAACGTGGTGACGTCCGGTGCCCAGAACCCGCCGCCTGGCTTCGCCCACGGCGGCGGTGTGGCGAGCGCGTCGCCGGTCCCGCGCCACGGGCCGTCGGGCGCCGGCGCCGCAGCCACGGGCACCTTGACCTGTCCGGTGCTCGTGGAGAACGCGAAGTAGCAGGCGCCGGTTTTCACCACGTCGGGGTCGGGAAAGTCCTGGTTGATCAACAACCGTCGTGCACTGATGGCCTGGGCAGGTGCGCAGGGCCGCCAGGCCAGGACCGAGACGGCGATCACCACAGTGAGCCGGCGACACTTCATGATCGATTCTCGGCGCGCGACACCGTGGTAACGCAAGGCTGCCGGCTGAAAGCACTGGGCTGGGTGCCTGCGACGCGGCTCGAGGTGGTGAACTCACGCGCTGACCGCTTTGAGGACCACCGTTGCCGGGCAGCCGATCGCTGACTCGAAGGTCGTGGCGATGCTATTTCTCGTGGCGCGGCACCCGGCGATCCCGCTGTCCGACGCGGACTCGGCCGAGGAGCGACCCGGTGACTCTGCCTGACGCACCGTGTTCGGCTAGCTGCTCAGCGGCCTCGACGCGGGGGTGTACGCCCCCGGCCCAGCCGATCGTCGCCTGCGTGCGGCGCGGGTGGTCGCCGGCTGGATTCGGGGGCGCCCGGTGGATCCGCGTGCGGACAGCGACGGACGCCATTGGTTGGCCAGGTCGTTGAGCGCAGTGCGGAAGCGGCGGGCCACCACGGTGGGGGCCGGTCGCGTGGGTTGCGGCCACGCCGCGAGTACCACCGGTGCTTCCGCGCACTCCGGTTCGAGCGCCAGGCTCCAGCCGCTCTCGCTGCTCCATTGCGCCATCAGCAAGCGTCCCGGGTAACACGAAACCTGCTCGGCGAGGGCGATGTATGCGGTCGACGGGCTGCCCTCTTCGCTCCACGACGCTTCGGGCTCGACTCGGAGGAGGCCGGCGATCGACTCGACGTAGCCACGCAGAGGCGAAACGTGACCACGCTCCGATTTCATCGTTGTACCTCCCTCGCAACCGCCGGCCGCGACCAGGACCCGCTCGATCGCTGTACCCGTTTTCCCGCCTGTCCGAACGGCGTTCGGCGTGGATTCCGGTGGGAATCCACTGCGGGGGCCCAAGAGTGTCGGTGCGGCGGGTGGGGACCTGCTAGTCCCGAAACATGCGGACGCCGTACGGGCGCGATGAGCCGTGACCGTCGCGGGTGGACAGTCACCTCGCCGACGCGGTGAGCCCGGACGATGGCGCGTAGCGTCGCCGTGCTGCATTGCAACGGCGACGGCCGCGTCCTGGTGGTCGCCGGCGCTGCTCGAACTCGCGAGCCGCCGTCACCCCAGGACGCCGCGCCGGTTGAACGCGCTGGTGAAGATCCTTTCGACGCAGGTCCTCACCAGCTGAGCGAGCTTCGCGTTGCACCCTCATCCGTCGTCGGCCGCCAGGGCTTCCTCGACGGAGGTGAACAGCTCGAAAACCCCTTCGAGGCCGATCAGCTTGAGGGTGCGGTCCAGGTAGGGGGCGACGGCCAGGCGCAGCGCTGTCTGCTCGCCGGCCAGCTGGCGTGCCTCGACCAGCGCCGCGATCGCGGCCGAGCCGAAGAACGTGACCCGAGTGAGGTCGACCACCAACGCCTCGGGGGCCTTCTCGAAGGTCTGCTGGATCGCGGTCTGCAGCTGAGGAGTGGTCAGCGCGTCGAACTCGCCGTGCGTGGTGAGCACGGCCGTGGAACCGTTGCGGTCCAGTGAGACGCCGGTATCGATCTTGTGCCCTTCGGCGTCCTGCGTGGGGTCGGGGTCTGAGGCCTGCATGCCCCGATCTTCGCGCACACGCCGCCTGCGCGCACGGCTCTCGAATGCCTCGAGACGGTCGAGAGTGGCCTGCCCGTGGCGGCGCCCGGAGTCGACCGAACCGATTTTCGGCAGGCAAGTCCAGCTTGGCGAAACCGTGGTGCGCTCGGGCAGGGCAGGGCAGGGCAGGCAGGCGAACCAC encodes:
- a CDS encoding cadmium resistance transporter, with the protein product MNLSVIGQAVGLFAVTNIDDVLVLALFFAQGAGHRGATRRVALGQYLGFIAILAVAVAAAFGATFLPEWLIPYLGLLPLALGIRAAGQAWRHRHDTDDEHTTRNRGPKSLEVAAVTFANGGDNIGVYVPVFATAGPGGMAGYVIVFLLLLGLWIAAGRHFATRPAIATALARGGHLLLPAVLIGIGLLILVEGGAFDW
- a CDS encoding DUF1772 domain-containing protein, which encodes MRTRRSRRGPDWTGLARAGQTAWLCGNLYEAVVDVPGLQAVARRGSGVLGHGSPVRYYLPVIPLSPGATAGALVSGWRSGGDRRMVGVTATTLASAIGCTAYLVRTVNVRLLRDEPPPTDEQRRQLVRTRHRWNAARLAALACGMAAFGRACPPRSR
- a CDS encoding SDR family NAD(P)-dependent oxidoreductase; this translates as MPAALGADGDVARLFAGLETRLRERTGEFRLDIVVNNAATGAGSISTTTPEEFDKVFAVNVKAPFFIVQNALPVLRDGGRIVNISSADTRIALPLKLAYSMTKGALDVFGRSLAQELGRRDITVSTVAPGPTDRTAHLFADERIRAATAAASALGRTAEPADVAEVAAIVAFLVSGDARWVTGQVIDATGGVFLGPQFD
- a CDS encoding SDR family NAD(P)-dependent oxidoreductase, translated to MAHLDRKIALVTGGSKGSGRAIAARLARAGALVVVHYGLDETAAKETVAAIEQTGGAGFRRARRTRR
- a CDS encoding PAS domain-containing protein — translated: MLELILERVPQPVWVIDHDGAIAYANPAAVAVLGYDDVAELRGRQ
- a CDS encoding ATP-binding protein; amino-acid sequence: MLHLRRPARLGEATALRHALGDWALARRLPADLIADLQLAGYEAMTNVVEHAYAAGSAGHLDLHAQHGIRAVRVTVTDRGRWRLQPDPAPGRGLPLIHLLADHSDVTPTPKGTVVAMSWQLPYQPS
- a CDS encoding ANTAR domain-containing protein; its protein translation is MTGPPSVDEVPVGALLYALLTRICDDIPGGLGAAVSVHHGDEPLAVLVAAGIAGHLAPAQIQLFGGPIVTAAETGETVVTADAFTDPRWPKLTREAVTEQFPERAATWRALRGFVARPSPFDCDSTLVLSASLAHSCTDEALHVLARYERLVCNTIVVIQTDIAAGSEQMIALLRSHAVIEQAKGAIVAVRGCSADEAWETLRRASQEFNVKARDLAAALVEHLGHAQVTTPEGLPQIVPPEPARYAAALVWAALATPE
- a CDS encoding DUF6766 family protein, translating into MSAIRIHLRNNGLSLAFGALFLLSLAGQAWSGLVDFNNQELARGTPPVGLLDYLTSSSFAVDVAENWQSEYLQFFLYVFATVWLVQRGSPESKPMRKVGLESDQEQLLDGHLRDGSPRWAQAGGWRTAVFSRSLGLVMGAIFLLSWLAQSVAGVSAYNAQQLSDFGDPVSWGEYLLSADFWNRTLQNWQSEFLAIGCMAIFSVYLRQRGSPESKPVGAEHHITDETG
- a CDS encoding glycoside hydrolase family 43 protein, with protein sequence MKCRRLTVVIAVSVLAWRPCAPAQAISARRLLINQDFPDPDVVKTGACYFAFSTSTGQVKVPVAAAPAPDGPWRGTGDALATPPPWAKPGGGFWAPDVTTLPDGTFVLYFASTVGASGQMCLGTATASEPDGPYQPSGDQPIGCAAGDGGDIDPQTFLDSDGTRYLLYKSDGTPTGPPAAIWSQKLSPDGRTLAGTHSELIRADLTAEKGVVEAPSVVKTLSRYLLFYSADTFTSSGYHTCYATAPTLSGPFVKADSQFLSTDLLGGRVDTPGVADVADGHIFFHGWLSGGRSARGLSELPISFPGDTPQLG
- a CDS encoding DUF6292 family protein, producing the protein MQHGDATRHRPGSPRRRGDCPPATVTAHRARTASACFGTSRSPPAAPTLLGPRSGFPPESTPNAVRTGGKTGTAIERVLVAAGGCEGGTTMKSERGHVSPLRGYVESIAGLLRVEPEASWSEEGSPSTAYIALAEQVSCYPGRLLMAQWSSESGWSLALEPECAEAPVVLAAWPQPTRPAPTVVARRFRTALNDLANQWRPSLSARGSTGRPRIQPATTRAARRRRSAGPGAYTPASRPLSS
- a CDS encoding STAS domain-containing protein, with the protein product MQASDPDPTQDAEGHKIDTGVSLDRNGSTAVLTTHGEFDALTTPQLQTAIQQTFEKAPEALVVDLTRVTFFGSAAIAALVEARQLAGEQTALRLAVAPYLDRTLKLIGLEGVFELFTSVEEALAADDG